The genomic stretch aggtgaggaaaaatctgtgcctggaggtcttttttccacatttctttatgggcttgacatttgtcctgggcccagcctggatcagctgccatcacaggaaacttaggggtagttgtgggtactggctgagaagggacaggattccaaaagggttgaagagaagcaactgcccatcagaacaaaccaagactttctggaagagattggccggctggcagtggaagaggaccagctgaagaaggaaatgcaagatgcAAAGTGTCAGAATGAGCTGCTAGGATGCCCGGAgctagaacttgaaggaagaggccctgtctgctgtaaactctcaaatggagcactgtcttcagccccaaaccGAAATTCAGGGAAAGTCTCAGATGCTTTCAAGCATAAGTAAGGGAACAtataacacttgctttcctttctttataaaatttgtatgttcagaatcatttcactgccttaatatcttctggagagaatgctcaccaaagtctttggacatgtaccagggctaatatatttattttctatggtttgttttgcagttaacaaaatactttgtttctgggaaaaaaaattacactttttaaacatatcaccctgagttttcattgaaatcttagtacatactttatttctgtcctgtgtgaagatactggaaaaaggaacatctccagagaacttgaaaggtgctgtttcaatgaacacttcaggaatttgaggtaaatgccaccagttgcagcaggatttccactgtacacattagctttcacaaggaacaacaatctcatgtcttagaagattaaatgttgatatctactcaaattatttttcttgggaatttagtcaccaatgagaatgttttaagttgaaattgctcttaataaatctcatgtctgtgaagccacagtgaaatctgaagaaatgcatgtgcaggaggacgttcagctcagcagcaagaagagagtaaggattgttactcacccccagagatgcttacctcagagaaccgagcatcactgtgtcagtgtttaattgtgctgtaacacacggaaagcagatggcccatcttagctgattccaagcgtatgattcctctcatgttaagtatgtgcacattgctgtggatcagtatttcttgaatgtcttctcatatctatGTTACAGCCAGGTGTTTCAAAGACCAGATCTGAGGTTTCGATGCagcgagctgtgacaacaggggaCTGCAGCCTGCAAGgtatgttgcttgttgggaagaacaccttacatacaggattcctgggagatgttgtggcttcaggtctagacccctagaataaaataaatataataaagagagtcaaataacttatttttggggtttttttttttttggttttccagtgcaaagaactgttaagtttacactatactgtagtctattaagtgagcaataccactgtgtctaaaaaccccaatgttcataacttaatgaaaatactctttattactaaaaactgctagccatcattggagcctttagtgaggtttaatctttttgttggtggatggtcttttttttttaacttttttttttattgagttacagtcattttggtggatggtcttgaattaacattggtggctgctgactggtcactgtggcagttgctgaagatcagtgtggcttttgcaatttcttaacataagaccacaatgaagtttgtgacaggattctctcttcctttcaggaacaagtcctctttcacaggcaatttgacacattttacacacagtagaaattctttccaaattggagtcattcctctcaaaccctgtggtaatttatcagctaagttcatacgctcctctaagtcctttgttatttcaaccttcttcacagcatcttcaccagtagactccatctcaagaaaccaatttctttgcttgtccataagaagcagctcctcattcatgcacattttatcatgaggttgcagccaatcaatcatatcttcaggctccacttgtaactctagttctcctgctattttcagcacatctgcagctccttcctgcactgaattcttgagcccctcaaagtcacacatcaggattggaatcaattccttccaaaccccagttcatgttgatattttgacttcttcccatgaatcacgaatgttcttaatggcatgtaaaatggtgaatcctttccagaaaattttccattcatttgcccagacccatcattggtgtcactgtctatggcagctaaagacttccaaaatgtatttcttaaataataagacttgaaagtcataattactcctgattcatgggctgcagaatagatgtcatgttaagcatggaaacagcattcatctcatgcatctccatcagagctcctggatgacttgtgcattgtccatgagcagtaatattttgaaagaattttttttgtgtgttttgttttgttttctgagcagtaggtctcaacaatgggctaaaatattcatgttgtaaatagatgtgctgtcattcaggctttgttctatttatagagcacagagtagatttcacttgattctcatgggacataggattttcataatgttaaatgaatattggcttcGTTAGCCGCTAATGGGAAAATCAGCCTGTCCATTGAAGCCTTGATGCCAGGCACTGAattctctccagctgtgatggtgctgggtggcctccccttgcagttctctgcattgaaaacctgttgtttagtgcagccaccttcattagctgccttagcttcatctcctggagcacttgcagcagcctctgggtcagctcttcccgccttaccttgcacaggtatgcagtggagatggaatcttgccttaaacttcatgggccaacccctgctggcttcacacttttcttctgaagcctcttcacctctctcagggtttatagaattgctgagaactagggacttccgctggattaggctttgccttaaaggaatgtcatgcctgttttaattaaaatgataaagaaccaaatatttcagaaactacaaaaatgtgacacagagataagaaatgagcaaatgctgccagaaaaaaatgtcaccaatggaattgctgtactcagggttgttacaaatcttcaattgtttaaaaatatgcattaccagggagggcaataaaatgaaacatgcctgtaataacaatgaatttgcactgggaaggtaaaaaggggattcctgccttcagaattctctcctttctccactccccagcacagccaagctcttgagtgcacatgtgcacacacaaagccagttgttttatgtttatagagggtaaaaagaaaatgcaagaccaccatgctgcatcgggatctctgaaagaacgtgaggaagacggtttccaaaggcaggtgaagaaagtacgcgtccttgatgaaatcagtggacagagatctatggacactgaagggtaagacattcccgtgttaattatgacaatgtgtgaatgaatgtgtggagttatgtggatattgtaatacgtttcagaatacttaccaccatattttctttaccatattcaatcagtacagatgtgcatttatttttcgaccttgatttctgtaatctgctgcttctgttcattctaactggttaccagagtcttgtttgtatttagtttgagattttagcgggttcttggaccagatttagtcacttcattatctggatccccctaggtccatttttattgtccttaggtttcaaccacatcaaagtgtcatgacctgccatgtgtctatcatttttaataaactctagacattgggtagaaaatagagaaaatttgaggcctcgtgtgaggttaacttgctgcagagaaggtgggcattacagctggcaggtggtcagggcgccagcagcgctacatcctgttaacccggttagcagctgagatcagtcagtgcagccagctttcgtgaggcccgtgtgtctcctgtccacctttgtttctggcatgtagCTCTCATGGATCCCAGCTAAGTCCTGTGGGTCTCTCTAGGGATCACCTTCGCTGACGGACagtgagctccagctgcctgactgcgGTGCCTGTGCATAGGGGGCACCggctgccgggctgctctgcatctcagtggtttcctctgcagttacTGGATGACccccggggaaggtgggcccagtcctgggctttcttcttctccatcttggcctcatgtccctttctggcttgttagcaatttggtacatttgatcatggatttcataatttgtccagagtttcctgtcattctcagggagaggtcatggacatcacacccattaacccgctttcaaaaacatttccttatatttcctaaaggatcaggttttgctccaggttttgactgaaatctgggctctctgtgggagaaatcaaacaagtcatgaacgcttgctttaccctaatgtgtttggttgtgatgacttggtcagaccctgattcccacgttgaaacacagtgagctcgcgctgtcccaggcacaggagCCTAAGCCTGGTGGGGGGGGCGCAGAGCACACATCAcgtgggcttttcctgtgtgtttatgcataaatgattaggggtggggacgctgaagggaagcccagataccaaacacttgccagaggcctgagtgtagctttttcatatttattagtgggggtactttaattctttcctgtgtatttatcagcctgagcatttatggggcagggcgaaaggaacatggaattcttcccttccagtttctgggagggaaactggcagaatttcagagtttctttcccctctcaggaaggtggacatgaatggatgtgagctggtgggaaagcagcagctgttggcagcaaaggaggaggcaaaattggctgaagaggagacaagatggtaCAAGTGAGTTCAGCTCCACTGCACCTGCGGCTCTGAAAACACctgttggattttttgaaaacttttctaaaatgtttagacacaatatcataaactgacccaaacaaaagacatttgtatacatggcttcacacaggaggaaaagtgttaagttttacatatgttaagttaaacgtttaactttaaaaagtattaagttactaagaatttcctggtcccagtgctggccagactgagaggagagacggttcacagagatgtttctgaaggtgctatAAACCGTTCTCACCCTGAGGATAGCAGTTTAGTGTAGCGTCAGTCGGACCAATACACATTcccgtgctgctggggagacccaggtgtaagaagtagggtcaggatgtaaggaaaggaagaatcaagctttgagatgaaagatgctcagcacaggacacgtgagggaaatgctgagaacgggAGGGGGAAATGTGTCAGCGCAGAACCGGGCAGgcgttcagtaacagtgacggaaggagtggctgcagcgacagctttgcaactgctgtgcttctgcagccgtgtgcagtgtgtcttgagtggtgagatgatgtgtgtgagtgtgcaatGCAGATAACATGGACTGGGGCAGATTATTTAACAgcatacccagcattgtgtcttctctgatggaacaatttgtaactcataggataagacttgaagaatgtcacgggcaaatgcgggaagcagagatcatttggagacaccaggtaacctgccttcctcctgacacaccgagtcctcagcacctgatgcagacagttattgtggccctgagaacccctagccatggggtgtttcttgatgtgttgactttttcaggtcactcttgccgagaagaaggcccaagacagctcggtaagaatttgtttccttccttccctttgtgcacagtcggccacaactgaaagtggatgtgtttttctcacacagctcagggctcaggagctggagagggaaatctctgaattgagaagggaaaactctgacctgagaagggaaaactctgacctgagaagggaaaaatcctctgagctgagaagggaagttgcccacctgaaacagaggtacagaattttgacacatttttacgggtgttctgagatttttaaggactggttgttttgtgcctagtagaggaattggtggtgtaatttgtattgaagccattctttatctttaagattggatgcaatctgcagatggaggcaggcagaggaatacatgaggcaggagcccaccccaggaggaccgtacaggctgcaacctcccctgagaggtaaggagcgcactgtgaagtgcggcagctccatttctgcagcaggagctgcccagtgggctgcttttccccatgggtagttgtcgggtttcctggacaccacaccacacactcactgtggggaacagtttcacagctgggtgacaagatgctgttttctttacatgccaTCAGCCcgcagggctctgtcccctgtgagcGGCGGAGCTCATGCCCCTCCAGGGACTGCAGGCCGCCCCCCAGTCTCTTGGTTGCCtggcgtggctggcatggctggtttctATGCACTAGAATACATGAGCATCAGCCCTCTCTTCCCGCCTGGACacggttttgaaggctgaattttcttcttatttcaggaaaataacatggatgacattttagaatgaaggcagtatgtcataacgagaaaaatatttttcttcatttgccttggtggataaatattctattcaagatctgctttaaggcagcaggcatttcttcactaattttgcaGGTCCCTTCGTTCTTATAAAAAAGCTTGCACAGTGACCTAGAGTAGCCAGTTAGAAAGTGACATGACTACATATCCTCCTTCTCCCAGAGTTAAAGTGTAACTCTAAAGTCTCCCACCAGCTACTCCATgtaactcaccattcttttgccgattattacaacatgagtcattgaggcttctttcataaatgtttacgTGACATCTGGTCAATTATACAAGACATGCGCTGTCAGAGAGAAGTCTTTTAACAGTTTaccaacaggctgaggaggaagaggtggagctcacagtcaggggTTGTTGATACTCTTCCTATGAAAGACCCTTCTTACTTTAATGTATAATCTGTATACAGAATGATTTGCCCTGAAGTGTGATGTGAGTCCACTGTGTAAGTGTTGGTTGACAAGGATCTGGGCCCTGAGACCACATCCAGGGTGATTAGCTATGAAAACACCTGAAACAAGGCCCTGTGGTGTCCTCGTCATGGGACAGGGGTCCAGTCTCCCCTCGTCCTCGTGGACAACTGAGGTGAGAAGGAGACCTGCGGCCTCTGTGAAGAGACAAGGGCGTGGGCGGAAGAGAGAGCTCTTGGAGGAGGGCACGGAGGGCTCGGCTCGTGCTTCCCCCACACGGCATCTGTCAGATAGAATACGCCTTCAGTGCTGTTCTCCCTTTACAGCTTCACAGAGGGATGGCAACCCTGTTAGGAATGGAACCGCCTTTCAGGCTTaggaggcagaggaaaccaaagtaagtaattttactcagttgtgttgtggtggtcattttgtattgaataatctCTGGAACTAGCATTTTCTTTTTGAACAAACAATTCCTGGCTTTGCCTGTGGATTGGGAATTAGGGGAAATGTATGCCCAGTCATCACAGTGAGGTTTGGTAAAACTATTTTATCGCCAAATTTTACTGAGCAGCCCAGGatgcagggaggcccagggctgaAGGAGAGTATGCAGCGTAGCTGCCAATTGGGCACAAAGTGCAGGGGAGGGTGCAAGGTGCCGACGaatgctgcgttgggtttcggctattgtcggtgttggcgcttttgtctgtcattcaaccaagccatcccttctgtcctgcaggtaaccccatgggccggagggccccaaatttccgaggaccagcctgcgtggcctgccccgggtgcggcccatCGTCACCAAAcagggcacctgcacctggtcccccttggtgccctgtgcaaacttgCCCCCCAcagccagctgctccgctcggtaagaggaaagcatagtcctctgtttcttccttgagtcactgcagaagaagggcagatcgctctccggggattccccgtgcacgggcggccgtgactgggctcacggccgtgtccctctggtcccttagcagacgcaatttatggaccgcgtcttccccgtcctgacctggagagggaggtgtctgttgtagagggaaagagggtcctctgacacAGGGCAGaagtgtcggttctgcacacgggccttcaacagacaccacgttccgggctccctggaggacaagcccgcccctgtcactgtctgaaGCGAGTGGAGCCCTGGCCTTCCaaagccgatgatcggttatggaagaaacacccgaacacggggcctgtggtctctccagtcaagggtcctgagacctgtctcccactcggtctgatgtgagacttagtgtgatacggggaagaaggcctcaaagatcttttgcgcttcagcaaactaaaatgttttgtaaggcagtgaaccgtgaaagagtgttttgtattttattttatctatgccgaaaAGCTAGTttactcggggaaggacataggttagtggtaaatagaatgcttgcttagcatgccgaattccgtgtgctcattcctggtacctccatttaaaatcagaagaaaagaaaaaacaaaaacaagagcaaacttcaaatgttagaaattcaTAGTGCGCAAAcacaacttccatatccattctttttacgtgttttcctcttactacttggtttgaaatatatcccaaccgtgacttaagcttttttttcagaaaatgctctaactctttgaaagtcttttctgccacttttgttttgacacacccacgaacggagatagacgcacatggtggttttaatatacattcatgaatattctcattaatgtacatgtaactacattttcagatggtgtgtcagtgcgccactttacagaagagagaggaagaaaatcttcctgggatgaggtacagtctcttgatgttaatgtccttgtgtgactatataagtcccaggggattctgagacataaaccggtggttggtgtgagtgtgcattttcacgtttgcatctgctgatgagaatttttgacttatgcttttaacttacagtttaggatgtgattctgtgcttaatgccgtaggactggataatgcacttgtgttcattttccagactcaacTAGTGAAatcagtgtctgtgtgggcattcttttttcagggtctttcccttacagtttattagaggatattgaaaagaaatacatcgttgggaaagttaggtgtatcttggagttggttcttgttttagccgtcctcaattgaaattaattaagtgatgtttcattttcaagccagcatgttttgtcttcccattccaccgccagaaacagtggtctagtttccttaatgccttacgctgtttcccacctgctcttttactcaggctgcccttccccaaagcccctccaaatcccccctctgcgctggaactctcttttatgaaacagtgtggtcttcccagcatttcctgagctatccacgtgcagcggactctcgtgtcctttgtggcgttattgtacccgttcacctcagttgtagagctgttgaaacttttctgtgctgatttgttttcatggatcctgtgcctctggcagaacagagaggagaatctgacttttacttgtaccgccagcttctcccaggatagggcttatgttctgatagcttcggtaaattacTGTtatctacctgactgactaagcgtatgcacatgatctgaagttcggttcttgatttatcttgttttgtgttcctaggaaggggcgactaagcccgaaattacaaaaccggagtatgctactgggactgtagaagtggctccgcaggagctgacggatcataaaacactgagctctgttggtggagcacacggagcttattatacactgggtaagttagtgaacgtggctggcatttttttcctatgtgccttgaaactagtgtgctcttgggggaagggtatatgtagctcagctgtagagagaatgcgggcttagcatgcaggaattctggggtcagtatccagttcctccaagaaacgagtgtgatacggggaaggaaggaaggaaggaaggcacaaaggttttgtttcgctttagcagtgtcttcgcaggaaagcctaatgctccatccttttctgtggtttttagccgacgcgggacgtggcgcggctccggtgtggcccggcagcgcccgcccacatgcggcggccccggaggcccaggtaagtggggtgtcaggctctgttggacctcgtcctgggaaaggtgatcttcccgttctcccggcagccgttcctagcctcgtctgcagaatgtgtgtcctgtgatgagtctggcgtggcgtgtcactGCCATTTTCAGACtcaaactcttgcccaggagccagtgggctgcttctcccgggaggccgtcgccttggctggtgcctgcaggagccatgagggagtgctttggagatggggcccgcagactttgactgtgtgtttctcgaaacagcgtgaggagggtgagccctcgctccacactgacatctcctggctcggctgaatccttcctgacctcctgcacctggggttgctcctgggtcactgagacggatttctgtgtcgtcgttcttttgacgggtttcccggctcaggccaggtgattctcctgtttagaatgtccattcagatcctggtaactggaaaaggggcaaagccctccttCCAGCtgtgtacggtgtgctttgtgcaactttgagtctacctgggtgtggtaaacttcacagccggtcactgtcttttctcaggAGGTAattgtgtcttggccgctgcctccagttgtactctgggcagaaaagcctggctctcagagatggtgcgtttgtagtagggaatagaggctggaagggtaAGAGCCCTCCGTGAAAATGCCTGCTTCCCtgtgggggaattccgatgcgcaccagagtgcgtacgttgtgtttgtcccccaccctgcgccgggtcgggcctgccctggaagctgtcagagctgctcgtcggtctcatggcacaccgtggggttttgcacACGAGCTGGTACAttgcctttggtgtcaggtgtggggttgagactccccacgtcactctcccgtagcacgcaggtagggtgcatTCCGTAACGAAtataaaatccagacgtccctgaggatagggatgattgtagcggagtcTGAGTCCCATCTGAGGACAGCTTTGTCCGCTCAGGAgaccttggccagctccgccactggactccgggatgcccagatccccagggctctttgcacccaAGGGCAGCCCCTCCGGGTCGGAGGaaggccctttgtgaggagggggcagagagggcctggcagggtcctgcaggcagagccctgcaggcagagcggtgaccctagtgcggctctgcttgctcgtgtggagaatgagctcttcacgtccgtcctgtctccgtgttcctggtcagcgccgggcaagcttgcgtggagctggggaaggtggcggggagggccgtcccgcccagagcggctggcttttgggaaggcgctagtttgcccgtgtgctggaagctctgtgtgcagcctctcaggCAGGACGACCCTTGGAttcctccaattggagacagcggctgcggcgacgtgcggcatcagggtcgtatccccgtgtccccctgtgcggcccaggctgcaggcaggccccagagggctgggcggagcctgtggcaccgtgctgctctctcaGCGCCCGGTTGAGGGGAGGGTGCcgggtgccgacggctgctgcgctgggtttcggctcttgtcggtgttggcgcttttgtctgtcatccaacccagccctcccttatgtcctgcaggtcaccccatgggccggagggccccaaactttctgaggaccagcctgcgtggccggccccgggtgcggcccgtcgtcgcccagctgggcacctgcacctggtccaacttggtgccctgtgcaacctcgccccccaccgccagctgctccgctcggtaagaggaaagcatagtcctctgtttcttccttgagtcactgcagaagaagggcagatcgctcttcGGGGCTTCCCCGtacacgggcggccgtgactggtcTCACAGCCGTGTCCCtatggtcccttagcagacgcacttgatggaccgcgtcttccctgtcctgcactgggaagggaggtgtctgttgtagatgGAAAGATGGTCCTCTTACGGAGGGCAGATGTGACgtttctgcacacgggccttcaacagacac from Camelus bactrianus isolate YW-2024 breed Bactrian camel chromosome 8, ASM4877302v1, whole genome shotgun sequence encodes the following:
- the LOC141578290 gene encoding uncharacterized protein LOC141578290, which translates into the protein MQRAVTTGDCSLQEGKKKMQDHHAASGSLKEREEDGFQRQVKKVRVLDEISGQRSMDTEGKVDMNGCELVGKQQLLAAKEEAKLAEEETRWYKIRLEECHGQMREAEIIWRHQVTLAEKKAQDSSLRAQELEREISELRRENSDLRRENSDLRREKSSELRREVAHLKQRLDAICRWRQAEEYMRQEPTPGGPYRLQPPLRGHPVGRSAPTFPMTSRYVLPLVRPVVAQLGTCIWSPLLPCATSPPNTSCSAGSLWIPDVLVIVQDHLVCLT